A part of Acropora palmata chromosome 6, jaAcrPala1.3, whole genome shotgun sequence genomic DNA contains:
- the LOC141884640 gene encoding PEST proteolytic signal-containing nuclear protein-like — protein sequence MADNSVEARPTKCEENREKEGSTSQKYVSVGEKRKLPVNSDTSTSSDADQEPKVAISLSGTVQKKPIGVTMKLGSDPKKQKKEPGLLLKKGTVASIFNDESDEEEEMPAEAKMRMRNVGRNTPTSAGPNSFNKGSKGFSDHRAIERSFKLEHPSKVKIKDTRE from the exons ATGGCGGACAACTCCGTCGAAGCAAGACCAACGAAATGCGAGGAAAATCGTGAAAAAGAAG GAAGCACCTCCCAAAAGTACGTGTCAGTTGGGGAGAAGAGGAAGCTGCCAGTGAACTCGGACACTTCGACGAGTTCTGATGCTGATCAAGAACCCAAAGTTGCTATTTCTTTGTCTGGAACTGTACAGAAGAAGCCTATCGGAGTTACCATGAAGCTG GGGTCTGACCCAAAAAAGCAGAAGAAAGAACCAGGTTTGCTTCTTAAAAAGGGAACTGTTGCATCCATATTCAATGATGAG AgcgatgaagaagaagaaatgcCAGCAGAAGCCAAAATGAGGATGCGAAATGTTGGGAG AAACACACCAACCTCTGCTGGCCCCAATTCTTTTAACAAAGGAAGTAAAGGATTTTCAGATCATCGTGCGATTGAAAGAAGCTTTAAACTTGAGCATCCATCAAAAGTCAAAATAAAGGACACAAGAGAATGA